AGGAGCCAGCGTCGTCGGTACGCCCTGACCACAAGGGCGATCCTAAAATAATGTGTCTGCCGACTCAAGGAATCCCCATGTCCCTTCTACCTGGGCATCAAAGTGCTGATGAGCGCCTGCTCCACAGCCAAGGCTACGATCAACAATTGCATCGTGGCTTGTCTCTCTGGTCTTCGTTTTCCGTAGGATTCGCCACTGTTTCCCCGGTGGTCGGCATCTATTCAGTGATGTCCCTGGGCGCCATGAGCGCCGGCCCTTCCTGGGTCTGGATCGTGCCGCTGTGCCTTGCGCTACAGCTGTTGGTTGCCTTGGTGTATGCCGAACTCGCCTCCCAATACCCGCTGGCCGGCGGTTGTTACCAATGGGTCAAGCGCCTCGCCGGCGACCGCTGGGCCTGGTTTACCGGATTCATGTATCTGGCGTCGGCGCTGGCCTCGCTGACCACCGTGGCCTACCTCGGCGGTTTTTGGTTGTGGCTGTTTTTCACCGGCGAGCCACCCGCAGCCAATGCCCAAGTGTTCAGCGGTGCGGTGTTATTGCTGCTGGGCCTTGGGGTCAACCTGTTCGGGATCAACCCGCTGAAGTATTTCGTCAATGCAGGGATCGTTGCCGAGGCCATCGCTTCCATTGGCATTGGTGTGCTGCTGTTGGTGTTTTTCCGCAACCATTCCTTCTCGCTGGTGTTTGAAGGCCTGAGCGCCACCCAGCCAGGTGACGGTACGTATTTCTCCGGTTTCCTTACTGCCATGGCGGTCGGCGGCTGGGCCTTTCTGGGGTTTGATGCGTGCTCGCAAGTGTCGGAAGAAACTGCCGACGCCCGCACCTCGACGCCACGGGCCATCTTGCGCTCGATGATCCTGGTGGGGTTGACCGTGATGCTCACCGCCTTCGCGGTCACCCTCTCCTACTCCGACACGGCCGCGATGGTCTCGGGCAGTGTCGTTGACCCCGTAACGCCCGCCGTCGTCGACGCGTTTGGCGCCTGGTCGGAGCGGCCCTTCGTCGCCGTGGTGCTGGTGGCGTTCATCGCCTGTGTGGTGTCGGTGCAAACCTATATTGGCCGGGCCGTATTCGGCATGGCGCGGGACTCTATCCTGCCCGCCTCGAACCTGCTGCGCCGGGTGGACAAACGCAAAGTGCCGTTTGCCGCGATGGTCTTCAGCACGCTGTTCGCCAGCTTTGGCCTTGCACTGGGCTTGAACGCCACGGCGGTGGGCACGCTGATCGCGTTTGGCAGTGGCGGCTTCTTCATGGTGTTTCTGATTGTGGTGACGTGCGTCCTGCTCGCCCGCCTGAACGGCACATGGAAAGCCGAACCCGGCACCTTCAGCCTCGGCCGCTGGGGTATCGCAGTCAATCTCGCGGCGTTCTTCTGGCTGGTGTTCGAAAGCATCAACGTGGCCTGGCCACGCGAATCCCTCGCGCCACCGGGTGCGCCATGGTTCCAGGTGTGGGCGGTGATTCTGGTGTTCTCGATCCTCGCGGTTCTTGGCTTGATCTATATGTTCTGGGCCAAGCCCTATCAACGCACCGTCACCCCTCACTTGCGCACGCACTGACACGGAGTTTCAAATGTCTTCCCTTCACTATTGGAATTACCCCACGGACATTTTCTGCGGGCCAGGTGCGCTGGACGTC
This genomic window from Pseudomonas sp. Bout1 contains:
- a CDS encoding APC family permease; translated protein: MSLLPGHQSADERLLHSQGYDQQLHRGLSLWSSFSVGFATVSPVVGIYSVMSLGAMSAGPSWVWIVPLCLALQLLVALVYAELASQYPLAGGCYQWVKRLAGDRWAWFTGFMYLASALASLTTVAYLGGFWLWLFFTGEPPAANAQVFSGAVLLLLGLGVNLFGINPLKYFVNAGIVAEAIASIGIGVLLLVFFRNHSFSLVFEGLSATQPGDGTYFSGFLTAMAVGGWAFLGFDACSQVSEETADARTSTPRAILRSMILVGLTVMLTAFAVTLSYSDTAAMVSGSVVDPVTPAVVDAFGAWSERPFVAVVLVAFIACVVSVQTYIGRAVFGMARDSILPASNLLRRVDKRKVPFAAMVFSTLFASFGLALGLNATAVGTLIAFGSGGFFMVFLIVVTCVLLARLNGTWKAEPGTFSLGRWGIAVNLAAFFWLVFESINVAWPRESLAPPGAPWFQVWAVILVFSILAVLGLIYMFWAKPYQRTVTPHLRTH